The Malus domestica chromosome 06, GDT2T_hap1 genome has a segment encoding these proteins:
- the LOC103403979 gene encoding cation/H(+) antiporter 2-like, whose product MEATHKFVCQDDLVNPLSSMGMQVACILVISHFFHILLKALGQPGPIAQILAGLVLGPSGLSNISEIKEFFFQASAAEYYEMFGFFCRILFMFLFGLEIDIAYIRHNLRIVCIVAYGGASVGGIFGLVASFFISKHLMAENAKLNASFVFCIMLLVAYTSSPVVNRLGAELRFSTSDIGRLAASAAMVVELTCLLVFNLIIAFSKVTNIRDGFLILLGMVPILFGFKYLAVWLNKRTNKQKYLRNPEVFLILSILIAGSMIIEMRTFNSVIACFVAGMVFPKEGKTARTLLHKLTYSVHNFVLPVYFGYIGFQFDASHLKSWRNVLIVFILVLLSLSSKIGGTLAVCHYLKIPPNEGLFLGFVLSLKGHADILFVGSASKALVTWNPTAYNLLLMTIVINTVISGPVVALLMKREERLFTHTHTSLGFELEKPDQSELRLLACVYGPRHMSAILSVIASMRGSQTASIMPYMAHLIELNRKRRTNVSYHELEADEMSDEEEYGGNDVLEIHAAVDAFTAETRILINLNKAVSTVSNLHEDVCSAAEDLRATIILLPFHKHQRIDGKMESGKEAVRTTNQKILRHAPSSVGIIVEKGLAGALGFSQLFTVDVVQHVATLFFGGPDDREAIAWSTRIANHPRVNLTVIRFLPAESSNTRNMKVENELGNNDIEVFMALSSLETGNDIDNAFLNDFYNGYVASGKVGYVEKQVNNGAETVAALRDIGDLYSLFIVGKGGRGHSPLTTELSDWEECPELGTVGDLLASSDLNINGSILVVQQHRNSKKNLIDD is encoded by the exons ATGGAGGCTACTCACAAATTCGTATGCCAAGACGATTTGGTCAACCCTCTATCCTCCATGGGCATGCAAGTAGCTTGCATCCTTGTCATCTCACATTTCTTTCACATTCTGCTCAAGGCCTTGGGACAACCAGGCCCCATTGCTCAGATTCTT GCTGGTTTGGTGTTGGGTCCGTCAGGGTTGTCTAATATTTCTGAAATAAAAGAATTCTTCTTTCAAGCTTCTGCTGCAGAATACTACGAGATGTTCGGGTTCTTCTGCCGGATTCTCTTCATGTTCCTATTCGGTTTGGAGATAGACATTGCGTATATACGCCACAACCTACGCATTGTGTGTATCGTTGCCTACGGTGGTGCCTCAGTAGGCGGCATTTTTGGCCTTGTTGCCTCCTTCTTTATCTCCAAGCACTTAATGGCTGAAAATGCCAAACTGAACGCTAGTTTCGTTTTTTGCATCATGTTACTTGTAGCGTACACATCTTCACCAGTTGTCAATCGCTTAGGAGCAGAGTTAAGGTTTTCAACTTCTGACATTGGTCGCTTGGCAGCATCTGCAGCTATGGTCGTCGAACTTACCTGCTTACTTGTTTTCAATTTGATCATCGCGTTCTCAAAAGTTACTAATATACGGGACGGCTTCTTGATCCTCCTAGGCATGGTTCCAATACTTTTTGGGTTCAAGTACTTGGCAGTCTGGTTGAACAAACGTACCAATAAGCAAAAGTACCTCAGAAACCCTGAGGTGTTTCTCATTTTATCTATTCTAATAGCTGGTTCAATGATCATTGAAATGCGCACGTTTAATAGTGTGATAGCTTGTTTTGTTGCCGGCATGGTGTTCCCCAAGGAAGGCAAAACGGCAAGAACTTTGTTGCACAAACTTACTTACTCTGTCCACAACTTTGTACTCCCAGTTTACTTCGGCTATATTGGCTTCCAATTTGATGCGAGTCATTTGAAAAGCTGGAGAAATGTACTGATTGTGTTCATACTTGTGCTGTTGAGCCTCAGTAGCAAGATTGGTGGAACTCTTGCGGTTTGCCACTATTTGAAGATTCCACCAAATGAGGGGCTTTTCCTTGGTTTTGTCTTGAGCTTGAAGGGACATGCTGATATCTTGTTTGTTGGCAGCGCCTCAAAGGCACTAGTT ACTTGGAACCCGACGGCTTACAACTTGTTACTAATGACAATAGTGATTAACACCGTAATATCAGGGCCAGTTGTGGCTTTATTaatgaaaagagaagaaagactcttcactcacacacacacatccctTGGCTTTGAGCTGGAAAAGCCGGATCAGAGTGAGCTTCGACTGCTGGCCTGTGTGTACGGCCCTCGCCACATGTCAGCCATACTCTCGGTCATCGCCTCAATGCGGGGCTCCCAAACAGCCTCCATCATGCCCTACATGGCCCACCTGATCGAGCTAAATCGGAAACGCCGCACCAACGTGTCGTATCACGAGCTGGAGGCTGACGAAATGAGCGACGAAGAAGAGTACGGCGGAAACGATGTGCTCGAAATCCACGCAGCTGTGGATGCCTTCACTGCTGAGACTCGAATCCTAATCAACCTCAATAAGGCCGTCTCGACAGTGTCGAATTTGCATGAGGACGTGTGCAGCGCTGCCGAGGACTTGCGTGCGACTATCATTTTATTGCCCTTTCACAAGCATCAAAGAATCGACGGGAAAATGGAATCTGGGAAAGAGGCGGTGCGGACGACAAACCAAAAAATTCTTCGTCATGCTCCGAGTTCCGTTGGGATTATTGTCGAAAAGGGGCTTGCTGGGGCGCTAGGGTTTTCGCAGTTGTTCACGGTGGACGTTGTGCAACATGTTGCAACTCTCTTCTTTGGCGGACCGGATGACCGCGAGGCAATTGCTTGGAGTACAAGGATCGCGAATCATCCTAGAGTTAATTTGACAGTGATTAGGTTTCTGCCAGCAGAATCGTCGAATACGAGGAATATGAAGGTGGAGAATGAACTGGGGAATAATGACATTGAAGTTTTCATGGCTTTGTCGAGTTTAGAAACCGGGAATGACATTGACAATGCTTTTCTCAATGACTTTTATAATGG GTATGTGGCATCAGGTAAAGTTGGGTATGTTGAAAAGCAGGTGAACAATGGAGCAGAAACAGTGGCAGCTCTAAGAGACATAGGGGACTTGTACTCTCTTTTTATAGTAGGGAAGGGTGGACGAGGACACTCTCCATTGACAACTGAACTAAGCGACTGGGAAGAGTGCCCTGAATTGGGAACTGTTGGGGATCTCTTGGCTTCTTCAGATCTTAATATAAATGGTTCAATTTTGGTCGTTCAACAACATAGGAATTCCAAGAAAAACCTTATAGATGATTAG
- the LOC139196853 gene encoding uncharacterized protein, which produces MLSKPMLTGRIGKWNLALSKFSFQYVPQKAIKGQVIADFLAEHQESHDELINILGTLEVSSFWIPPSRALLGKDEWIQQEIKRIASFWITHWRLYFDGSCIQSATRAGIVIINPKGVHYCYSFLLDYQDTTNNRAEYEALIIGLEILIELGAIEVELFGDSELVINQLNGEYKCKHITMAGYY; this is translated from the coding sequence ATGCTGTCAAAACCAATGCTAACTGGGAGGATTGGAAAGTGGAATCTAGCACTATCAAAATTCAGTTTTCAGTATGTACCTCAGAAAGCAATAAAGGGGCAAGTAATTGCAGACTTCTTGGCTGAGCACCAAGAATCACATGATGAACTTATCAATATCCTAGGGACTTTAGAGGTATCCAGTTTCTGGATCCCACCAAGCAGAGCTCTCTTGGGCAAAGATGAATGGATTCAACAAGAGATAAAGAGGATAGCCAGCTTCTGGATCACTCATTGGAGATTGTATTTTGATGGATCTTGCATTCAAAGCGCTACTAGGGCTGGGATCGTCATTATTAATCCCAAGGGGGTTCACTATTGTTATTCATTCCTTCTGGATTATCAAGATACTACCAataatcgggcagagtatgaAGCATTAATAATTGGTCTGGAGATCTTAATAGAGTTGGGGGCAATTGAAGTGGAGttgtttggtgattcagagtTGGTGATCAATCAGCTAAATGGGGAATACAAGTGCAAACACATCACCATGGCTGGTTATTACTAG